A window of the Synechococcus sp. M16.1 genome harbors these coding sequences:
- a CDS encoding iron-sulfur cluster assembly accessory protein, with protein MAANLRLTAAAAAELGRQAAVAGTPGQMHLDLTPGECAQHVLRIRAGHLAGVAIARADGVTLHAPAEQLKLLEGLCLDYRGDLSGGGFLIRNSDGVEPCACGSAFSRL; from the coding sequence ATGGCTGCCAATCTGCGGCTGACCGCTGCCGCTGCTGCTGAGCTTGGGCGACAGGCGGCCGTTGCGGGAACACCGGGGCAGATGCATCTCGATCTCACGCCCGGCGAGTGCGCACAACATGTGCTGCGCATCCGGGCAGGACATCTGGCCGGCGTTGCGATCGCAAGGGCCGATGGCGTGACCCTGCACGCCCCCGCAGAACAGCTCAAATTGCTTGAAGGCCTTTGCCTGGACTACCGCGGCGACCTCAGTGGTGGTGGTTTTCTGATCCGCAACAGCGATGGGGTTGAACCCTGTGCCTGCGGCAGTGCATTCAGCCGCCTTTGA
- the gltB gene encoding glutamate synthase large subunit, which produces MSDAIRSAVWPYCDSPAPEVVAGEKDACGVGFLAQLQGQASHWVLEQALRGLGCMEHRGGCGGDGDSGDGAGVLCEIPWSYLKAVWPEAAAARGLGMMFMPTDASRRAEVRGLCDEEAKALGLQPLGWRTVPVDPAVLGPLARATAPVIEQWVLNGDADDASFDGQLLRLRRRIGARVRAALGAEVAQDVYVASLSSRTVVYKGMVRSEVLAQFYADLQDPRFEVSFAVYHRRFSTNTLPRWPLAQPMRLLGHNGEINTLLGNLNWAKASEASLENVWGEAADDLIPVVNPAFSDSANLDATLELMVRSGRSITDSLITLVPEAFRNQPDLDSRPDVTAMYEFNAGIQEPWDGPALLVFADGKRVGATLDRNGLRPARWCTTADGFVIMGSETGVVDLSGKTIVQKGRLGPGQMVAVDLERGELLDNWSVKEDAAQRFPYADWLQKHRRGVAPQPWTQERQVGELDLLRLQTAMGFTAEDFDLIIEDMAALGKEPTYCMGDDIPLAVLSDKPHLLYDYFKQRFAQVTNPPIDPLREKLVMSLEMHLGERRPALKPQPEAASVIHLETPVLNEAELAAISEQGLPVKTVSTQVAVESCAGGLQQAIAALCSVAEQVVRDGAQVLVLSDRVDGTGAAAPLTPTTVAMPALLAVGAVHHHLLRQKLRLQCSLVVDTAQCWSTHHMACLIGYGASAVCPWLTWETTRHWLDHPKTKKRIEQGKLPALDANQAQANVRESLENGLRKILSKIGISLLASYHGAQIFEAIGLGADVVETAFTGTTSRVAGMTLAELANETLSMHAKAFPELNRSKLEFMGFVQYRSGAEYHRNNPELSKALHKAVAQGPGYDHFSTYQALLENRPVMALRDLLEFKLAPTPVPLDQVESVESICTRFCTGGMSLGALSREAHEVLAVAMNRIGGKSNSGEGGEDPARFQILKDVDGEGRSASFPSIGGLRNGDTACSAIKQVASGRFGVTAEYLRSGKQLEIKVAQGAKPGEGGQLPGPKVDKYIAWLRNSKPGVALISPPPHHDIYSIEDLAQLIHDLHQVHPAAPVSVKLVAEIGIGTIAAGVAKANADVIQISGHDGGTGASPLSSIKHAGSPWELGLTEVHRSLVENGLRDRVLLRADGGLKTGWDVVIAALLGAEEYGFGSIAMIAEGCVMARVCHTNNCPVGVATQKENLRKRFTGIPEHVVNFFWYVAEEVRQLMSLLGVSRLEELIGRTDLLQARSVDLAKTKGVDLSSLLAPISGAEDRSWLRHSDEAHGNGPILEDQLLADAELMAALENHGSISRSIEIINTDRSVCARLAGEIAQRHGNRGFKGQLDLTFRGAAGQSFGAFLVQGMQVRLEGEANDYVGKGMNSGCITLVPSDGCASPGDQVILGNTCLYGATGGELFAHGRAGERFGVRNSGARTVVEGAGDHCCEYMTGGVVVVLGSTGRNVGAGMTGGVTFLMDEEGRVAPRVNPEIVEVCTITTHEQESLLKGLLERHVALTGSEKAAALLADWSAAKGRFKVLVPPSEREAMGLADKQAVAA; this is translated from the coding sequence ATGTCTGACGCCATCCGTTCCGCTGTCTGGCCTTACTGCGACAGCCCTGCACCCGAGGTTGTTGCGGGCGAGAAGGATGCGTGTGGCGTTGGTTTCCTGGCCCAGCTCCAGGGGCAGGCCAGTCACTGGGTGCTGGAGCAGGCCCTGCGTGGTCTGGGATGCATGGAGCACCGTGGCGGTTGCGGGGGAGATGGCGACTCCGGAGACGGCGCGGGGGTGCTGTGTGAAATTCCCTGGTCGTATCTGAAAGCCGTCTGGCCCGAGGCGGCTGCAGCACGGGGCCTCGGCATGATGTTCATGCCGACCGATGCCAGCCGTCGTGCTGAGGTTCGGGGCCTGTGTGATGAAGAGGCCAAAGCCCTTGGCTTGCAGCCTCTGGGGTGGCGAACGGTGCCCGTCGACCCTGCGGTTCTCGGTCCTTTGGCTCGTGCCACAGCCCCAGTGATCGAGCAGTGGGTGCTGAATGGTGATGCCGACGACGCAAGCTTTGATGGCCAGCTGCTGCGGTTGCGGCGCCGTATCGGTGCCCGTGTGCGGGCCGCTCTGGGTGCTGAGGTGGCCCAGGACGTTTATGTCGCCTCCCTGAGCAGCCGGACGGTTGTCTACAAGGGAATGGTGCGATCCGAGGTGCTGGCGCAGTTCTACGCCGACCTGCAGGACCCACGATTTGAGGTGAGCTTTGCGGTGTATCACCGCCGTTTCAGCACCAACACCCTGCCGCGCTGGCCCCTGGCTCAGCCGATGCGGCTTCTGGGGCACAACGGCGAAATCAACACGCTGCTGGGCAACCTCAACTGGGCCAAGGCTTCAGAAGCCAGCCTCGAGAACGTCTGGGGTGAGGCGGCTGATGACCTGATTCCGGTGGTGAACCCTGCCTTCAGCGATTCCGCCAACCTGGACGCCACTCTGGAATTGATGGTGCGCAGTGGGCGGTCGATCACCGACAGCCTGATCACACTGGTGCCCGAAGCGTTTCGCAATCAGCCCGATCTCGACAGCCGTCCTGATGTGACGGCGATGTACGAATTCAACGCGGGAATTCAGGAACCCTGGGACGGCCCGGCCCTGTTGGTGTTCGCCGACGGCAAGCGAGTGGGTGCAACGCTTGATCGCAATGGGCTGCGTCCGGCGCGTTGGTGCACCACTGCTGACGGCTTCGTGATCATGGGATCGGAGACCGGCGTGGTGGATCTCAGCGGCAAGACGATTGTTCAGAAAGGTCGTCTTGGTCCGGGTCAGATGGTGGCCGTCGATCTTGAACGCGGCGAGTTGCTCGACAACTGGTCGGTGAAGGAAGACGCGGCGCAGCGATTCCCTTATGCCGATTGGCTGCAGAAGCATCGCCGCGGCGTGGCCCCCCAGCCCTGGACCCAGGAACGGCAGGTGGGTGAACTCGATCTGCTGCGGTTGCAGACCGCGATGGGGTTCACCGCCGAAGACTTCGATCTGATCATCGAGGACATGGCTGCCCTCGGCAAGGAGCCGACCTACTGCATGGGCGATGACATCCCCCTGGCGGTGCTCTCCGACAAGCCCCACCTGCTTTACGACTATTTCAAGCAGCGTTTCGCCCAGGTCACCAACCCTCCGATCGATCCCCTGCGGGAAAAGCTGGTGATGAGTCTGGAGATGCACCTGGGTGAGCGCCGGCCCGCCCTGAAGCCCCAGCCGGAAGCTGCCTCCGTCATCCATCTGGAGACGCCCGTTCTGAACGAGGCGGAACTGGCGGCCATCAGTGAGCAGGGTTTGCCCGTCAAGACGGTCTCCACCCAGGTGGCTGTGGAGTCGTGTGCGGGAGGCCTGCAACAGGCCATCGCGGCGCTGTGCAGCGTTGCGGAACAGGTGGTGCGTGACGGAGCCCAAGTTCTGGTGCTGTCCGACCGGGTCGATGGCACGGGGGCGGCTGCCCCGCTGACCCCCACAACGGTGGCGATGCCTGCCTTGCTGGCCGTGGGTGCTGTTCATCACCATCTGCTGCGCCAGAAGCTGCGGCTGCAGTGCTCTCTGGTGGTGGATACGGCCCAGTGCTGGAGCACCCATCACATGGCCTGCCTGATCGGTTACGGCGCCAGTGCCGTCTGCCCCTGGCTCACCTGGGAGACCACCCGCCACTGGCTGGATCACCCCAAGACCAAGAAGCGGATCGAACAGGGCAAGTTGCCCGCCCTGGATGCCAATCAAGCCCAGGCCAATGTTCGTGAGTCGCTGGAGAACGGCCTGCGCAAGATCCTCTCCAAGATCGGAATTTCATTGCTGGCCAGCTACCACGGCGCTCAGATCTTTGAAGCGATCGGCCTGGGAGCGGATGTGGTGGAGACCGCCTTCACCGGAACGACCAGCCGTGTTGCCGGCATGACTTTGGCCGAGCTGGCGAACGAAACGCTCTCGATGCACGCCAAGGCTTTCCCTGAGCTCAACCGCAGCAAGCTCGAATTCATGGGCTTCGTTCAGTACCGCAGTGGTGCTGAGTACCACCGCAACAATCCCGAGCTGTCGAAGGCGCTGCACAAGGCGGTGGCTCAGGGCCCTGGTTACGACCACTTCTCCACTTACCAGGCCTTGTTGGAGAACCGACCGGTGATGGCCCTGCGGGACCTGCTGGAGTTCAAGTTGGCTCCTACCCCAGTGCCCCTGGATCAGGTGGAGAGCGTCGAGAGCATCTGCACCCGCTTCTGCACGGGCGGCATGAGCCTGGGCGCTTTGTCCCGCGAAGCCCATGAAGTGTTGGCCGTGGCGATGAATCGCATCGGCGGCAAGAGCAACAGCGGTGAAGGCGGCGAAGACCCTGCCCGCTTCCAGATCCTCAAGGATGTGGATGGCGAGGGCCGTTCCGCTTCATTCCCCAGCATTGGGGGTTTGCGCAATGGGGACACCGCCTGCTCGGCAATCAAGCAGGTGGCTTCAGGTCGTTTCGGTGTGACGGCGGAATACCTCCGCAGCGGCAAGCAGCTGGAGATCAAGGTGGCCCAGGGCGCCAAGCCCGGTGAAGGTGGTCAGCTGCCAGGACCCAAGGTCGATAAGTACATCGCCTGGTTGCGCAACAGCAAGCCAGGTGTGGCCTTGATTTCACCGCCGCCACACCACGACATCTATTCGATTGAAGACCTGGCGCAGTTGATCCATGACCTGCATCAGGTGCATCCCGCTGCTCCCGTGAGCGTGAAGCTGGTGGCCGAGATCGGGATTGGCACCATCGCTGCTGGTGTGGCCAAGGCCAACGCCGATGTGATCCAGATCTCCGGTCACGACGGTGGCACCGGTGCCTCTCCCCTGAGTTCGATCAAGCACGCCGGCAGCCCCTGGGAACTGGGCCTCACCGAGGTGCATCGTTCCCTGGTGGAAAACGGTTTGCGCGATCGGGTTCTGTTGCGCGCCGATGGAGGCCTAAAAACAGGCTGGGATGTGGTGATCGCTGCCTTGCTGGGGGCGGAGGAATACGGCTTCGGCTCGATCGCGATGATCGCCGAGGGCTGCGTCATGGCTCGCGTCTGTCACACCAATAACTGCCCTGTGGGAGTGGCCACGCAGAAGGAGAACCTGCGCAAGCGTTTCACCGGCATTCCTGAGCACGTCGTGAATTTCTTCTGGTACGTCGCCGAGGAAGTGCGTCAGCTGATGAGCCTGCTCGGCGTCAGCCGTCTCGAGGAGCTGATTGGTCGCACCGATCTGCTCCAGGCCCGCTCGGTTGATCTGGCCAAGACCAAGGGTGTGGATCTCTCCAGCCTGCTGGCCCCGATCAGCGGCGCCGAAGATCGCTCCTGGCTTCGCCACAGCGACGAGGCCCACGGCAATGGACCGATCCTTGAGGATCAGCTCCTGGCTGACGCTGAGCTGATGGCTGCCTTGGAGAACCACGGTTCCATCAGCCGCAGCATCGAGATCATCAACACCGATCGCAGTGTCTGTGCTCGTCTGGCCGGTGAAATCGCCCAGCGCCATGGCAACCGCGGCTTCAAGGGACAGCTCGATCTCACCTTCCGGGGTGCGGCAGGCCAGAGCTTCGGGGCCTTCCTGGTGCAGGGCATGCAGGTTCGTCTGGAAGGCGAGGCCAACGACTACGTGGGCAAGGGCATGAACAGTGGTTGCATCACCCTGGTGCCATCAGACGGTTGTGCTTCTCCGGGTGACCAGGTGATCCTTGGCAACACCTGTCTCTACGGGGCCACCGGCGGTGAGTTGTTTGCCCATGGCCGGGCTGGTGAGCGCTTCGGTGTTCGCAACAGTGGCGCCCGCACGGTTGTGGAGGGAGCTGGTGACCACTGCTGTGAGTACATGACCGGTGGCGTTGTGGTGGTGCTTGGCAGCACCGGCCGCAATGTCGGCGCTGGTATGACCGGTGGAGTGACCTTCCTGATGGATGAGGAGGGGCGTGTCGCTCCTCGGGTGAACCCGGAGATTGTTGAGGTCTGCACCATCACCACCCATGAGCAGGAGTCGCTGCTGAAGGGTCTGCTGGAACGGCATGTGGCGCTCACGGGAAGCGAGAAGGCTGCTGCTCTCCTGGCCGATTGGTCTGCGGCGAAGGGTCGCTTCAAGGTGTTGGTCCCCCCCAGTGAGCGGGAGGCGATGGGATTGGCTGACAAGCAGGCTGTGGCGGCCTAG
- a CDS encoding phosphodiester glycosidase family protein, whose product MLAFAPLPAPPPELRPVPNQSGEEVLIGRERSKAVWLWRGSDAEPEELWLPLEVLESRLGFRRVSRLDGEALEWFGRTVALTALATRSLGDEVGLEVSDWLAATGVRAQVRGNTLELRLPPPTVNNLRRGKGSTADRLVLDLNGPALVQRLNDDLLLELKLSRTQQRQLKAWGLSPQLHRHGGLVLKGQATKLRSLSLASPWRVVLDGVQTGGRRPVQRARLPLRNPAVAEWLRRGFVLEQRTIKVGVKPIQVFRAGGRLSRLGITLQPLVKAEQQQGLRFLPQLSQPAGALVAVNGGFFNRINQLPLGAVRHQGVWLSGPILNRGVIAWGSSGDLQFGRLRLNQTLQVNNGRRWSLMALNSGYVQKGLSLYTPAWGPRYRALSGEEEALLIRGGRVEATVDKNSLQRGIAIPKDAELVVARGRTPLPARPGDRIQVTERSLSPLAQQPNVLGGGPLLMQNGNVVLNGRQEGFSPGFMSLAAPRTVVAQGPSGQWLMTLRGAAGSDPTLVETALAAQQLGLRDALNMDGGSSTTLVVAGRTVMNGRSSTPRVHNGLGLIPL is encoded by the coding sequence ATGCTGGCCTTTGCCCCACTTCCCGCGCCACCGCCTGAGCTTCGCCCTGTGCCGAACCAGAGCGGTGAGGAGGTGCTGATCGGGAGAGAGCGCAGCAAAGCGGTATGGCTCTGGCGGGGCAGCGACGCAGAACCGGAGGAACTTTGGCTGCCCTTGGAGGTTCTGGAATCCCGTCTGGGTTTCCGGCGGGTGTCCCGTCTCGATGGAGAAGCACTGGAATGGTTTGGTCGAACGGTCGCATTGACCGCATTGGCGACCCGTTCACTCGGCGATGAAGTCGGCCTCGAAGTGAGCGACTGGCTGGCCGCGACTGGCGTCCGCGCCCAAGTGAGGGGAAACACCTTGGAGCTTCGGCTGCCCCCACCAACGGTGAACAACCTGCGCCGCGGCAAGGGTTCAACCGCCGATCGGTTGGTGCTGGACCTGAACGGTCCCGCCCTGGTGCAGCGCTTGAACGACGACCTGTTGCTGGAGCTCAAGCTGTCGCGGACCCAGCAACGTCAACTCAAGGCATGGGGGCTCTCGCCACAGCTGCATCGCCACGGCGGCCTTGTGCTGAAGGGACAAGCCACCAAGCTGAGGAGCCTGAGCCTGGCGTCCCCTTGGCGGGTGGTGCTGGATGGTGTGCAGACCGGTGGTCGCCGCCCGGTCCAGCGCGCACGTCTCCCCCTCCGCAACCCAGCTGTGGCCGAATGGCTGAGGCGGGGCTTCGTCCTGGAGCAACGCACCATCAAGGTGGGGGTGAAACCCATTCAGGTGTTCCGTGCCGGCGGACGGCTGAGCCGTCTCGGCATCACCCTTCAGCCTCTGGTCAAAGCCGAGCAGCAACAGGGGCTGCGTTTTCTACCTCAGCTCTCCCAACCCGCCGGGGCACTGGTCGCAGTGAACGGAGGCTTTTTCAACCGGATCAACCAACTCCCCTTGGGGGCCGTGCGGCATCAGGGGGTCTGGCTATCCGGTCCGATCCTGAACCGCGGTGTGATCGCTTGGGGATCCTCAGGGGATCTGCAGTTCGGCCGGCTGCGTCTGAATCAGACGCTGCAGGTGAACAACGGTCGCCGTTGGAGCCTCATGGCACTCAACAGCGGCTACGTCCAGAAGGGGCTGAGCCTCTACACACCTGCATGGGGGCCCCGCTACCGGGCCCTGAGCGGCGAGGAGGAAGCACTGTTGATTCGCGGCGGCCGCGTCGAAGCAACGGTCGACAAGAACAGCCTGCAACGCGGCATCGCCATCCCCAAAGACGCTGAATTGGTGGTGGCCCGGGGACGCACGCCACTGCCAGCACGGCCTGGTGATCGGATCCAGGTGACAGAAAGATCACTCTCCCCCCTCGCGCAACAACCCAATGTTCTCGGCGGCGGTCCACTGCTGATGCAGAACGGCAACGTGGTGCTGAATGGACGTCAGGAGGGATTCAGCCCGGGCTTCATGAGCTTGGCGGCACCAAGAACGGTGGTGGCCCAGGGGCCGAGCGGTCAGTGGCTGATGACCTTGCGTGGCGCTGCCGGCAGTGATCCCACCCTTGTGGAAACAGCCCTGGCAGCCCAGCAACTGGGGCTGCGCGATGCCTTGAACATGGATGGCGGCAGCTCCACCACCCTCGTGGTGGCCGGACGCACCGTGATGAATGGCCGAAGCAGCACCCCGAGAGTCCACAACGGCCTGGGGCTCATCCCCCTCTGA
- the rpsG gene encoding 30S ribosomal protein S7 — protein MSRRNAAEKRPILPDPQFNSRLATMMVVRLMQHGKKSTAQRILSDAFGLINERTGGDPLELFETAVKNATPLVEVRARRVGGATYQVPMEVRQERGTAMALRWLVSFSRARNGRSMAQKLAGELMDAANEAGNAVRKREETHKMAEANKAFAHYRY, from the coding sequence ATGTCACGCCGCAACGCCGCTGAGAAGCGCCCGATTCTTCCCGACCCGCAGTTCAACAGCCGCCTCGCCACGATGATGGTGGTGCGCCTGATGCAGCACGGCAAGAAGTCGACAGCGCAACGGATCCTGTCCGACGCGTTCGGCCTGATCAACGAGCGCACCGGCGGAGATCCGCTCGAACTGTTCGAAACAGCGGTCAAGAACGCCACCCCCCTGGTGGAGGTGCGCGCCCGCCGTGTTGGTGGTGCCACCTATCAGGTGCCCATGGAAGTGCGCCAGGAGCGCGGCACCGCTATGGCTCTGCGCTGGCTGGTGAGCTTCTCCCGTGCCCGCAACGGCCGGAGCATGGCCCAGAAGTTGGCTGGCGAACTGATGGATGCCGCCAACGAGGCTGGCAACGCCGTTCGCAAGCGCGAAGAAACCCACAAGATGGCCGAAGCCAACAAGGCTTTCGCCCACTACCGCTACTGA
- the rpsL gene encoding 30S ribosomal protein S12 translates to MPTIQQLIRTERSRLKAKTKSPALKSCPERRGVCTRVYTSTPKKPNSALRKVARVRLTSGFEVTAYIGGVGHNLQEHSVVLIRGGRVKDLPGVRYHIIRGTLDTAGVKDRRQSRSKYGAKAPKE, encoded by the coding sequence ATGCCAACCATCCAACAGCTGATCCGCACTGAGCGCTCACGCCTCAAGGCCAAGACCAAGTCGCCGGCTTTGAAGTCCTGCCCTGAGCGTCGCGGTGTTTGCACCCGCGTTTACACCTCAACGCCCAAAAAGCCGAATTCGGCGCTGCGCAAGGTGGCTCGTGTGCGCCTGACCTCCGGCTTTGAGGTCACGGCCTACATCGGCGGTGTCGGTCACAACCTGCAGGAGCACTCGGTGGTGTTGATCCGCGGCGGTCGTGTCAAAGACCTCCCTGGCGTCCGCTACCACATCATCCGCGGAACCCTGGATACCGCTGGCGTGAAAGACCGGCGTCAGTCCCGCTCCAAGTACGGCGCCAAGGCTCCGAAGGAGTGA
- a CDS encoding YciI family protein → MAWFVKTETFTAVAAALSVEQRRSTLEAHRHWVSEEAAAGRRLRSGYLVDGDRRPGGGGLLIFEASSYADALAWVQNDPMIRDGLVDWQVQEWIPVSGDGWP, encoded by the coding sequence GTGGCCTGGTTCGTCAAGACCGAAACCTTCACGGCCGTCGCCGCCGCTCTCTCCGTTGAGCAGCGGCGATCCACCCTGGAGGCTCACCGCCATTGGGTTTCAGAGGAAGCTGCAGCAGGCCGCCGTCTACGCAGCGGCTACCTGGTGGATGGTGATCGGCGTCCGGGCGGCGGGGGTTTGTTGATCTTTGAAGCGTCGTCCTATGCCGATGCTCTGGCGTGGGTGCAGAACGACCCGATGATCCGCGATGGCCTCGTGGACTGGCAGGTGCAGGAATGGATCCCCGTCAGCGGGGATGGCTGGCCATGA
- the cobJ gene encoding precorrin-3B C(17)-methyltransferase — protein MPLLERLLLRGHIDRIKPADQDISIALDGHWTAENVVLFVGAVGAVTRLIAARIQDKEKDPAVLVLDPKGEFIIPLLGSHSAGAEQRAREIAMDLGGQAVITGACAHEGRLPLDAFGESWGWKRSGSVAHWRDLMVRQSQGSSISVHQSSGSTAWRGPEGHPLLHNIDPKGVPDAADLVIGARRQGDCQWHPATLWIGIGCERNTSVSLVEKAIAEALATAGLAEEAIAGIASATRKSDEPALQELSRTRAWPFRTFAEHALASIDVPNPSEVVRQEMGTASVAEAAALLAAGEQAHLIQPKRISRPAAGEQGAVTVAIAEAALPHAPERGELHLVGSGPGDLSLLSGDAKAALSHCCAWVGYSLYLDLLEPLRRPDQVRFDGQLTREWDRCAEALRLAQQGAKVALISSGDSGIYGMAGLALELLLQQPEQERPSFAVHPGISAFQLAAARAGAPLMHDFCCVSLSDRLTPWALIEKRLEAAGAGDFVLALYNPRSKGRDWQLGQAKDILLKHRPPTTPVTLARQLGRAEESRELTSLERLKPESVDMLTLVLIGNSSSRAEDGWMVTPRGYPGASLQ, from the coding sequence ATGCCGCTGTTGGAGCGTTTGCTGCTGCGCGGCCACATCGACCGGATCAAGCCAGCCGATCAAGACATCAGCATCGCCCTTGATGGGCACTGGACGGCAGAGAACGTCGTGTTGTTCGTGGGCGCCGTGGGAGCAGTGACGCGCCTGATTGCAGCTCGGATCCAAGACAAGGAGAAGGATCCAGCCGTTCTGGTGCTTGACCCGAAAGGAGAATTCATCATTCCGCTGTTGGGAAGCCATTCCGCAGGGGCCGAACAACGCGCCCGGGAAATCGCCATGGATCTCGGCGGGCAGGCGGTGATCACGGGCGCCTGCGCCCATGAGGGACGTCTCCCCTTGGATGCCTTTGGCGAGAGCTGGGGCTGGAAACGCAGCGGATCGGTGGCCCATTGGCGCGATCTGATGGTGCGGCAATCCCAGGGATCCAGCATCAGCGTTCACCAGAGCAGTGGATCCACCGCCTGGCGAGGCCCTGAAGGCCATCCCCTGCTGCACAATATCGATCCCAAGGGGGTGCCAGACGCCGCTGATCTAGTGATCGGAGCGCGCCGTCAGGGTGATTGCCAGTGGCATCCAGCAACGCTCTGGATCGGCATCGGCTGTGAACGCAACACCAGTGTTTCGCTGGTGGAGAAGGCCATTGCCGAGGCCTTGGCAACAGCAGGACTGGCGGAGGAGGCGATCGCCGGCATCGCCAGCGCAACGCGGAAATCCGATGAACCGGCCCTGCAAGAGCTAAGCCGCACCAGGGCATGGCCGTTCCGAACCTTTGCGGAGCATGCCCTTGCATCCATCGACGTGCCGAACCCCTCCGAAGTGGTGCGCCAAGAAATGGGGACTGCGTCGGTGGCTGAAGCAGCGGCCTTGCTGGCTGCGGGCGAACAAGCTCATCTGATCCAGCCCAAGCGAATCAGCCGTCCGGCAGCAGGGGAGCAGGGTGCCGTGACGGTGGCCATTGCCGAGGCGGCCCTCCCCCACGCGCCAGAGAGGGGCGAGCTGCACCTGGTGGGGAGTGGTCCAGGGGATCTGTCCCTGCTCAGCGGAGACGCCAAAGCGGCCCTCTCCCATTGCTGCGCCTGGGTTGGCTACAGCCTCTACCTCGATCTTCTGGAGCCCCTGCGCCGGCCGGATCAGGTCCGATTCGATGGCCAGCTCACCCGGGAATGGGACCGCTGTGCCGAAGCGCTGCGCTTGGCCCAACAAGGGGCCAAGGTTGCTCTGATCTCCTCCGGCGACAGCGGCATCTACGGCATGGCGGGATTGGCCCTCGAGCTGCTGCTTCAGCAACCCGAGCAGGAGCGGCCCAGCTTCGCGGTGCATCCCGGCATTTCAGCCTTCCAGCTGGCCGCCGCCCGGGCCGGAGCGCCACTGATGCATGACTTCTGCTGCGTGAGCCTCAGCGATCGCCTCACGCCATGGGCCCTGATCGAAAAGCGACTGGAGGCCGCCGGCGCTGGAGATTTTGTGCTCGCTCTGTACAACCCACGCTCCAAGGGCCGGGACTGGCAGCTGGGACAGGCCAAGGACATCCTGCTGAAACACCGCCCCCCCACAACCCCGGTGACGCTGGCGCGGCAGCTGGGCCGCGCAGAGGAATCCCGTGAGCTCACGAGCCTTGAGCGCTTGAAGCCGGAATCCGTGGACATGCTCACGCTGGTTCTGATCGGGAACAGCAGCAGCCGTGCAGAGGATGGCTGGATGGTGACGCCGCGGGGCTACCCCGGGGCGAGTCTCCAATGA
- the lipA gene encoding lipoyl synthase: protein MLKPEWLRVKAPQRERIGAVADLLLDLNLNTVCQEASCPNIGECFAGGTATFLIMGPGCTRACPYCDIDFDKSVRELDPTEPQRLGEAVARLGLKHVVITSVNRDDLADGGASQFVACIEQVKQRSPLTTIELLIPDFCGNWDALETVMAAAPHVLNHNIETVPRMYRLARPQGIYERSLELLQRVRDQWPKAYSKSGLMVGLGETDEEVIETLRDLRKHKVDIVTIGQYLSPGPKHLAVDRFVTPEQFETYRTVGEKELGFLQVVSTPLTRSSYHAGEVQRLMASHPR from the coding sequence GTGCTCAAGCCGGAGTGGTTGCGCGTTAAGGCTCCACAGCGCGAGCGAATCGGCGCCGTGGCCGACCTGCTGCTGGACTTGAACCTGAACACGGTCTGCCAGGAGGCCAGCTGCCCCAACATCGGCGAATGCTTTGCAGGCGGCACCGCCACGTTTTTGATCATGGGGCCCGGCTGCACCCGCGCCTGCCCCTACTGCGACATCGACTTCGACAAGAGCGTGCGGGAGCTCGATCCCACCGAGCCGCAACGGCTTGGGGAGGCAGTGGCCCGTCTGGGCCTGAAGCACGTGGTGATCACCTCAGTGAACCGCGACGATCTCGCCGATGGTGGAGCGTCCCAGTTCGTGGCCTGCATCGAACAGGTGAAGCAACGCTCACCTCTCACCACGATTGAGCTGCTGATTCCCGACTTCTGCGGCAACTGGGATGCCCTGGAAACGGTGATGGCCGCCGCCCCCCACGTGCTGAACCACAACATTGAAACGGTGCCGCGGATGTACCGCCTGGCGCGGCCCCAGGGAATCTATGAACGCTCCCTCGAGCTGCTGCAACGGGTGCGGGACCAATGGCCCAAGGCCTACAGCAAGTCGGGCCTGATGGTGGGGCTCGGGGAAACCGATGAAGAGGTGATCGAGACGCTCCGGGATCTGCGCAAACACAAGGTCGACATCGTCACCATCGGTCAGTACCTCTCACCTGGCCCCAAGCACCTGGCCGTCGACCGCTTTGTCACCCCGGAGCAATTCGAGACCTACAGAACCGTGGGCGAAAAGGAGCTGGGCTTCCTCCAGGTGGTCAGCACACCACTCACCCGCAGCAGCTACCACGCCGGCGAAGTGCAACGGCTCATGGCCAGCCATCCCCGCTGA